The DNA sequence TTGTTTTCAATGAAGAAGTAAAAGGGGCGTATCCGCTTAAGCTTGGTGATAAGACCCTGCTTGCCATCGTCCAGCCTGAGGGGGACAGCCGGTTCTCGGCAGAGCTGTACAGCATCCAGAATGGAGAGCTGAAAATCGTCCAGTCCGGTGAGGGAATCAGGTCCATACTCGGACCTGAAATCAAAGCAATCAAACAGGAATACATCCAGACAGTCAATTCTATTGATGACAATGAAGGATGGGTTTTTTCAACATGGGCATTCGACAAGGAAAAGCTGGAAATCAAACAGGTCAGCGAGACGGTCTACGATGATTCTGACATGAAGGACGGTCTGGGCGAAGGGGAAAAATGGTTTGAAATCTGGAGTGCGGCCGAAGAAAACTATCATCCGTTCTACAACATTCAGCTTGAAAAGGGCATTATCGATAAAGCCTCCCAAGGCATACTGACCGGGAGCCAATATCCGATCGGCACGAATATCAATGATGTCAAAAAGGCGAGCCCCCCTTCTATCGAGGCAGGGAAAAAAGGCAAATATGCGTACCTGAAATATCCGGAAGTAACGTATTTTTATGATGAAGCCACACAAGAGGTAGCTGTCGTTTCAATTCCCGGAATCCGCCTGCAGTCAACGCTTGCAGATATCAAGAAAATGTTCGGCGAGCCGTTCAGGGAGAGCAGGAGAGGAACAGAGGTGCTGGCGATCTATGCTGCCGGAAAATACAATATTGATGTGTATGCAGACCAGTCAGGAAAAATAAAGTCTGTTCAGCTTAGGAAGCTTTAAAGGATGAACAGTACGAGGCCGTCCAGATGGTTGATACAGGGCAACCAAGAACGTGATTGTTGGGGTGGATCAGCTGGAGGGGCCTGTCAATTTGAACGTCGTTAACAGCAAAAAGCTGCAGGCCTAAATGGCCCGCAGCTTCCTTTTGTTATATCAATTAAAATGCCCAGTCGCCTTTGCGGAAAACAGGCTCTGACTGTCCGTCTTCCTTGATGCCGTCAATATCCATTTCGGCTGAGCCGATCATGAAGTCGACATGTGTAAGGCTTTCGTTCAGGCCATTTTCAGCAAGCTCTTCAGAGGACATTTTTTTGCCGCCCTCGATGCAGAATGCATAAGCGCTTCCGATTGCCAGGTGATTAGAGGCATTTTCGTCAAACAAAGTGTTGTAGAAAAGCAGATTGGACTGTGAGATCGGCGAGTTGAACGGCACAAGGGCTACTTCTCCAAGGTAATGGGAGCCTTCATCTGTCTCAACAAGCTGCTTCAGGATCTCTTCGCCTTCTTCAGCCTTCACATCCACAATGCGCCCGTTTTCAAAGGTAATCGTGAAGTTATCAATGATATTGCCGCCATAGCTGAGTGGCTTTGTGCTGGAAACATGCCCATTGACACCGGTTTTAAGCGGAACGGTAAAGACTTCCTCAGTCGGCATATTAGCCATGAATTCATGGCCTTTTTCATTGACGCTGCCTGCCCCGACCCACAGATGCTTCTCAGGAAGCTCGATGGTCAAATCAGTGCCTGGCGCTGTATAATGCAGCTTTTTGAAGCCTTTGCTGTTCAGGTAATCGACTTTTTCATGCAGGGAAGCGTCATGATCCTTCCATGCCTGCACAGGATCTTCAAGGTCTGCGCGCGTTGCTTTAAAAATCGCATCCCAAAGTTTTTCCACGCGGCTTTCCTTAGGATCGTCTGCGAATACTTTGTCTGCCCAGCCTTCAGATGGGACAGCGATGACCGTCCAGCTTACCTTATCAGACTGTGCGTAGCGGCGGTATTTGCTCAGCGCTTTCCCGGCTGCTTTTTGGAAATTGGCGATCCGCTCGGATTTGACCCCTTTGAGCAGGTCAGGGCTTGCAGATACGATTGACATGAACGCAGCGCCCTTCTCTGCGAGGTCTTCCATTTCCTTGGCGCGGAACTCAGGATACTCTGTAAAAGATTCCTCAGGCGCTAGATCATACTTCAGGCGTGTCACTGTATCATCAGACCAGTTGACCACCACATTGGCTGCTCCTGTTTCATAGGCTTTTTTAACGGCAAGGCGTACAAACTCTGCTGCATCAAGTGCTGCGTTGATTACAAGCGTCTGGCCCTCCTGGACATTGACGCCGACCTTGACTGCCAGCTCGGCATATTTTTCGAGATTTTGCAGGAATTGGCTCATATTATGTATCTCCTTTTTCAGAATCTTCTTCTACATTTTATCGGTTTCTGCGTGAAAAAGAAACAGTTTGGCCTGATTCCTTTTTCACGGGAAAAATGCAAGGCCCCCTAATACGAACCTGCAATGGGAGCACCGAGATACCTCCCATCAGGTTATTTTAAAAATGAAAAAGCCGGCTTATCGCCGGCCTTAAATCGAGTTTTGTCTGGCAGGGTGTTTTTCCTGCTTTTCATATAAGGCAAACATGAGCCAATAAAGAAATGCGCTTATCACTGCAAGCACCGCGAGAATGGCAAAGGTCCAGTCATAGCCGATCCAGACGGTCAGTGGAATCGATATGGGAGCGATGGTCTTCCCGACGGTAAAACGAAGGCTGGCTGCTGCAAAATACTGGCCCCTCATATGCTCCGGGGCGATGCGCGACACAAAGCTCTGCTGAAGCCCGACCGCCATCAGCTCTCCTAAAGTAAAGATGGCCATGGCAATGATCAGGCCCCAGATCCACTGCGTCTGCCCGAACATAATAATGCTGGCAGCGTAGAAAAGGGAAGAGGTGACAAATACATTCCGCTCTTTAAATTTGGCTGCATATCTAGTGACAGCGACTGTGAACAATGCCACCAGGAATCCATTTTCCGAGAGCAGGACGCCAAAGGCCTGCTCGCCGTGGACAGTGAACGACCAGCTTCCAATGCTGAAGAGGGACTGGTTGTCGACGGCCTCTTTCGTATAAACAGGAATCAGCAGGTCCAGCTGCATGAATGTCTGGGCGGCCAGGACGCCTGCGATGATAAAAAGCAGGAAGGTCCTGTCCCTGAAAATGATGCCGTAATCCTTCACCTGGGCCCCAAGGAAGCTGTACCATTTATCATTTTCCCCTGCGACAGCTGTATTCTCCGGAACCGTTTCGCGCGTCCATTTCGCCAGAACCAATGCGAGCAGGATGCAGACAATGCCCGCGATCAAGAGGAGCTGTGAGCGGTACTGCACATAAAAGAGCGCCCCAAGGATCGGCCCGACAACCACCGCAATATTGATGGAAGTATAAAAGATCGCAAACACATCGCTGCGGTGCTTTTCCTCGACCACGTCGGCCACCATCGCCTGGCTTGCCGGCCAGTAGAAGGCGCCGAACACTCCGACAAAGGTGAAGCAGATAAAGCCGAGCCAATAGGATTCGATGGCAGGGGAGCTGGCAATGGCAAACAGGATAAAGCAGATCCCCTGCCCGAAGGCCGACAGCACCATCATCGTCTTCCTGCCGAAACGGTCGGCGCAATAGCCGCCCAGCAGGTTCGCCAATACAGAAAACACCTGCGATAAAATAAGCAGAAGGCCGGCCTTATCCTTGCCGAACGCCTCCGCAAAATAAATCGTCAAAAACGGAAAAAACATCCAAAACGTAATATTCATCAAAGATTCGCCGAACAGGCGCACCTTCAGATTAAAATCCCAATCTCTGATTCTCATGCTGAAATCCTCACTTCTCTGGTCAATATCGCTATCATACTACCTTTTTGAAAAAAATGACAGGTGCATGAGTGCTGAATTTTCTTTTGAAGAGAGGGAGAGATAACAAAGTTTTATAAGGCAACATATGGTGCGAAGCAGGAGTATGTCAGGCACGGCAAATGGACAAATAGAGGGAAAGTGTCTTTTTAAGGTGCCAGGCACTCTCTCTAGTGCTATGGCGCCTTCCGAAAGTTTCGGAGCCTCCCTCTGAACGAATGGCCTTTCGGGCAAAAGCCTTCCGAGGCATTCGGAACATCTTTGGGAACCTGTCCGCTTATTTATAAATCTCTCGGAACCCCCCTCCGAAAGCTTCGGAGGGGCATGATAAATTCTTATGTGACGCCAAAACTGCCTGTTCCGGGAAGCAAGGGGAGTCGGGAACGTGCCTGCAGCCTTCAGCCTTCAGCCCATAAAAAGACCCCAGCCGCTGCCGGCCGGGGTCCTGTTATCAATCTTCGTCCTTCATGGCCGCTTTCAGCAGATCGCCGAGGCTGGTTCCGAAGGATTCTTCGTTTTTGCTGTATTTCTGCACAAGCTTGCGTTCTTCCCGCTTGTTGACAGCTTTCTTTTTATCCTGCGCCTTCTCTACAACATTGCACGGGCGGCACTGGAAGTAGGTGCCGGCCTTGCCGTTGTGGATCTCCATTTTTTTATGGCACTGCGGGCAGCGGCGGTTGGATAGCTTCGGATCCTTGCGCTTCCGGTAGCTGCATTCCATGTCAGAGCAGACGAGCACTTTGCCGTCTTTCGTATTGCGCTCTTTCAGGAAGGAGCCGCATTCCGGGCATTTTGAGCCGGTCAGATTATGGGCTCTGTACGATTTATCGCTCGTCTTGATTTCGGATACCAGCTGCTGTGTCTGCTGGCGGATCTTTTTCAGGAATTCCTTCGGGCTCGCTTTTCCGCGCGCGATCGCTTCAAGCTCCTGCTCCCATTTGGCTGTGAGCTCAGGTGATTTAAGATCCTCGTTCACAAGGTCCATCAGCTGCTTGCCCTTCCCTGTAGGGTGGAGGCGTCCGCCGTTCTGGCGTTCAACTGCTTCGGTCGTAAGCAGGCGTTCAATGATCTCTGCCCTTGTTGCCGGTGTCCCGAGGCTGTATTTCTCCATTTGGGATAAAATATCGGCCTCGGTATAGCGACCAGGCGGCTCAGTCAGTTTTTGCTCGGAAGAAACTGATTTTACCGTCAAGGTCTGGCCTTTTGAGAGGGAAGAGAGATTCAGCTTCAATTCCTTTTCTTCTCCCTTGCCTGTCACCTGCCGGAAGCCTTCTTCAATGACGGCGGTTTCTCTTGTTGAAAAGATTTCGCCGTTCAGATCAAAGGAAGCTTGAATGGTTTCATATTTGTACGGCTCATGGAAAAGGGCCAGGAAGCGGCGGACAATGATGTCGTACAGCTTTTTCTCATCACTGTCCAGGTCGCTCAGATGAAGGCGCTCCTCGGTCGGGATGATGGCATGGTGATCGGTCACCTTTTCATTGTTGAACACGCGCTTGGCAAGGACCTTCCCTTTTTTCGCCAGTAGCGGCTTCACTTCATCCCTGTAGCCTGAGGCGATTCCATGGAGGCGGTCCAGCATCGTTGCTTCCATATCCTTTGTCAGGTAGCGGGAATCTGTCCTTGGATAGGTGACGAGCTTGTATTGCTCATACAATCTCTGCAGGACATTGGATGTTTTTTTCGCCGAAAAACCGAAGCGCTTATTGGCATCCCGCTGCAGCTCGGTCAGATCATAAGGAAGCGGCTGCTGCTCGCTTTTTTCCTTGCGGCTGATGGACTGGATCACGGCCTTTGCTGAATCGGTTTTTGCCACGATGGCTTCGGCTGTTTCTTTAGAAAAAGTCCTTTTCTCGCCGTTCTTTTCCCAGTCTGCCTTAAACGGCCCAACCTGGGCGGAAATCGTCCAGTATTCCTTCGGTGTGAAGGATTGGATCATTTTCTCCCTTTCCATGATCAGGGCAAGCGTCGGTGTCTGCACACGCCCGGCAGACAGCGGGTCATTATATTTCGTCGTCAAGGCACGTGTCACATTCAATCCGATCAGCCAGTCCGCTTCAGCGCGGCATACCGCTGAATCGTAAAGGGCGAGGAACTGATCCCCGGGCTTCAGGCTTTGAAAGCCTTCTTTAATCGCACGGTCTGTGACAGAGGAGATCCACAGGCGCTTGACCTGCTTTTTCCAATAAATCTTCTCGAGAATCCAGCGGGCTACCAGCTCACCTTCACGTCCGGCATCAGTCGCGATGATGATTTCATTGATGTCCTTCCGCTTGGAAAGCGTGTCGATGGCCCGGAACTGGTGGCTCGTCTGCTTCATGACCTTAAGCCCCATCCGGTCAGGGATGATCGGCAGGTCTTCCAGGTTCCAATGCTTGAATTTTGTATCATAATTCTCAGGCATTTTCAGCTCAACCAGATGGCCGAGGGCCCAAGTGACAATGTATTTATTTCCTTCTATATAAGATTTATGTGTCTGCGTACAGCCGAGCACACGGGCAATCTCCCGGGCCACGCTCGGTTTTTCCGCAAGTACGAGTGATTTCATGTAAAGCTCCTTTCAAATCTGTGCTTCCTCTATAAGTATAACGGAAACGCAGGAAAAATTGTAATGGACAAAACGGAATGGGAACCCGATAAAAAGGATATACAGTAAATATCAGTGCCTGGCACCAAAGACCCTTATAAAAAAGGGGCAGGGATGTTAAAATAATGCAGGACAGGTTGTTTTTTTTCCTCATTTTTATACTTTATAAAATAGAACAGGCAAGCTTGTTCTCCTTTTTTTAACCCAAAAACAGAACATACGTTCTAAAGATGGAGGTGGCAAAATGGAAGGCAGGGAGCCAAGTTTGGTGGTTCGTGAATTTTTGAGGCAGGAAGAGCATCAAAAGCTGTATGAGACTTATCTGGATGATCCCCATGAGAAAAATAAAGCCCGGCTCGAAGCAGCCTTTAAAAGGTACTTCAGACATATCCGCTTCGTTTCTTATTTAAATAAGACTATATATTATGAGTCAAGGAAGTTCGACATGAAGGCGCGGGAATTGCGCGCCAGGTATCAGCTCACCCTGGATCGGCCTGCAGCAGAAGCAGAGAGCGGCGCAGAACCGCTGACACAGCTCCTCGAAGATGAGACGGCGCTCCAGCCTTTCATGGAAATCCCCTCCGGAAGGCTGGAAGATTACACAGCCGATCCCCGGCTCGCCAGAATCATCAAAGAACTGACACCAAGGCAGCAGGAAATTCTCTTTTACTCATTTGTCCGCAGCCTCCCTGATGCCGAAACAGCGAGATTGCTCGGCATCAGCCCGCAGGCAGTATCAAAGACCAAAAATAAAGCGATTGAAACCATAAGGAGGAAATACAATGTTTGAACAGCTGAATCTTTTGCAGATCATCGGCAATTTCGGATTCCCCATTGCCATTACCATGTATTTGCTGCACCGCTATGAAAACCGGTTCGAACAGCTGAAAATGAAAATGGAGGACATTTCCCGAAGCATCGCACAGATTGAAAAAGACAAAGGGTGAAAGCATGAATTTGTCACAGCAGGAAATAGAGGAAATCATGAAGGCCATCGAGCCTAAAATCAAAAAATCCTTATACCAGACAGGCAAGGAAAACCGGGAGGACCTCGAGCAGGAGCTGCGTGAAGCCGTCCTCCGCAAGCTCCGCGACAACAAACTTGAGGAAGTTCCCGGCTTTTTCGAGATGATGGAGGGAGGGGAGAGAAGGTAGAGAAGGCAGAGAAGGTGACAGGCACC is a window from the Bacillus infantis NRRL B-14911 genome containing:
- a CDS encoding DUF4309 domain-containing protein, whose protein sequence is MNKYIYAMLMVLSMLTAACSNQIHTSLAEEISHKTEKQKDDSAILTIQTEGKDKKDTSWLKEKSLYRIEAVDEGLAYEVYIYAENETTVKLEQAGVLGDKQDTVHEGNYSVYMAKKGAKSAFKQDILSSLPLVFNEEVKGAYPLKLGDKTLLAIVQPEGDSRFSAELYSIQNGELKIVQSGEGIRSILGPEIKAIKQEYIQTVNSIDDNEGWVFSTWAFDKEKLEIKQVSETVYDDSDMKDGLGEGEKWFEIWSAAEENYHPFYNIQLEKGIIDKASQGILTGSQYPIGTNINDVKKASPPSIEAGKKGKYAYLKYPEVTYFYDEATQEVAVVSIPGIRLQSTLADIKKMFGEPFRESRRGTEVLAIYAAGKYNIDVYADQSGKIKSVQLRKL
- a CDS encoding aminopeptidase; amino-acid sequence: MSQFLQNLEKYAELAVKVGVNVQEGQTLVINAALDAAEFVRLAVKKAYETGAANVVVNWSDDTVTRLKYDLAPEESFTEYPEFRAKEMEDLAEKGAAFMSIVSASPDLLKGVKSERIANFQKAAGKALSKYRRYAQSDKVSWTVIAVPSEGWADKVFADDPKESRVEKLWDAIFKATRADLEDPVQAWKDHDASLHEKVDYLNSKGFKKLHYTAPGTDLTIELPEKHLWVGAGSVNEKGHEFMANMPTEEVFTVPLKTGVNGHVSSTKPLSYGGNIIDNFTITFENGRIVDVKAEEGEEILKQLVETDEGSHYLGEVALVPFNSPISQSNLLFYNTLFDENASNHLAIGSAYAFCIEGGKKMSSEELAENGLNESLTHVDFMIGSAEMDIDGIKEDGQSEPVFRKGDWAF
- a CDS encoding MDR family MFS transporter; the encoded protein is MRIRDWDFNLKVRLFGESLMNITFWMFFPFLTIYFAEAFGKDKAGLLLILSQVFSVLANLLGGYCADRFGRKTMMVLSAFGQGICFILFAIASSPAIESYWLGFICFTFVGVFGAFYWPASQAMVADVVEEKHRSDVFAIFYTSINIAVVVGPILGALFYVQYRSQLLLIAGIVCILLALVLAKWTRETVPENTAVAGENDKWYSFLGAQVKDYGIIFRDRTFLLFIIAGVLAAQTFMQLDLLIPVYTKEAVDNQSLFSIGSWSFTVHGEQAFGVLLSENGFLVALFTVAVTRYAAKFKERNVFVTSSLFYAASIIMFGQTQWIWGLIIAMAIFTLGELMAVGLQQSFVSRIAPEHMRGQYFAAASLRFTVGKTIAPISIPLTVWIGYDWTFAILAVLAVISAFLYWLMFALYEKQEKHPARQNSI
- a CDS encoding DNA topoisomerase III produces the protein MKSLVLAEKPSVAREIARVLGCTQTHKSYIEGNKYIVTWALGHLVELKMPENYDTKFKHWNLEDLPIIPDRMGLKVMKQTSHQFRAIDTLSKRKDINEIIIATDAGREGELVARWILEKIYWKKQVKRLWISSVTDRAIKEGFQSLKPGDQFLALYDSAVCRAEADWLIGLNVTRALTTKYNDPLSAGRVQTPTLALIMEREKMIQSFTPKEYWTISAQVGPFKADWEKNGEKRTFSKETAEAIVAKTDSAKAVIQSISRKEKSEQQPLPYDLTELQRDANKRFGFSAKKTSNVLQRLYEQYKLVTYPRTDSRYLTKDMEATMLDRLHGIASGYRDEVKPLLAKKGKVLAKRVFNNEKVTDHHAIIPTEERLHLSDLDSDEKKLYDIIVRRFLALFHEPYKYETIQASFDLNGEIFSTRETAVIEEGFRQVTGKGEEKELKLNLSSLSKGQTLTVKSVSSEQKLTEPPGRYTEADILSQMEKYSLGTPATRAEIIERLLTTEAVERQNGGRLHPTGKGKQLMDLVNEDLKSPELTAKWEQELEAIARGKASPKEFLKKIRQQTQQLVSEIKTSDKSYRAHNLTGSKCPECGSFLKERNTKDGKVLVCSDMECSYRKRKDPKLSNRRCPQCHKKMEIHNGKAGTYFQCRPCNVVEKAQDKKKAVNKREERKLVQKYSKNEESFGTSLGDLLKAAMKDED
- a CDS encoding sigma factor-like helix-turn-helix DNA-binding protein, which produces MEGREPSLVVREFLRQEEHQKLYETYLDDPHEKNKARLEAAFKRYFRHIRFVSYLNKTIYYESRKFDMKARELRARYQLTLDRPAAEAESGAEPLTQLLEDETALQPFMEIPSGRLEDYTADPRLARIIKELTPRQQEILFYSFVRSLPDAETARLLGISPQAVSKTKNKAIETIRRKYNV
- a CDS encoding YvrJ family protein; protein product: MFEQLNLLQIIGNFGFPIAITMYLLHRYENRFEQLKMKMEDISRSIAQIEKDKG